A genomic region of Anaerolineales bacterium contains the following coding sequences:
- a CDS encoding ABC transporter ATP-binding protein, which translates to MAKNNTLAAAQQPLLAVNHLKTYFFTEDGVLTAVDDVSFEVAPGEIFGLVGESGCGKSVTSLSVLRLVDAPGKIVSGEIVLEGEDLLLKSGREMNRIRGQHVSMIFQQPKSSLNPVFTIGAQLVEVFDIHEKLDKKEAWARAVDLLRQVGIPDPERRAKAYPHQLSGGQAQRVMIAMALALKPKLLIADEPTTALDVTIQAQILDLLRELSAETGTSVILITHDLGVVAEMADRVAVMYAGQIVEQTDTRRLFKQPLHPYTVGLQESIPVLGDVKERLETIPGAVPNLIGLQPSCRFAPRCKAREQYGLEICNHAEPSLQEVAPGHLVRCWLYENAEGHTAPITLAGV; encoded by the coding sequence ATGGCTAAAAACAACACCCTTGCGGCCGCACAGCAGCCCCTGCTGGCGGTCAATCATCTCAAGACATATTTTTTCACCGAGGACGGTGTGCTCACCGCGGTGGATGACGTCAGCTTTGAGGTTGCCCCCGGCGAGATCTTTGGCCTGGTGGGCGAATCAGGCTGCGGCAAGAGCGTAACTTCGCTGTCTGTGCTGCGCCTGGTGGATGCCCCCGGCAAGATCGTCTCCGGCGAGATCGTTCTGGAAGGCGAAGACCTGCTACTGAAGAGCGGCCGGGAAATGAACCGCATTCGCGGCCAGCACGTCTCGATGATCTTTCAGCAGCCCAAGAGCAGCCTCAACCCGGTGTTCACGATTGGCGCGCAACTGGTCGAAGTCTTTGATATCCACGAGAAGCTGGATAAGAAAGAGGCTTGGGCGCGCGCCGTGGATCTGCTGCGCCAGGTGGGCATTCCTGACCCTGAGCGCCGCGCCAAAGCCTACCCGCACCAACTCTCCGGTGGGCAAGCGCAACGCGTAATGATCGCCATGGCCTTGGCGCTCAAGCCCAAGCTGCTCATCGCCGATGAGCCCACCACCGCGCTGGACGTTACCATCCAGGCGCAGATCCTGGATCTGCTGCGCGAGCTCAGCGCCGAAACCGGCACCTCGGTCATCCTCATCACGCATGATCTAGGCGTGGTGGCCGAGATGGCTGACCGCGTGGCGGTGATGTATGCCGGCCAGATCGTCGAGCAGACCGATACGCGCCGCTTGTTCAAGCAGCCCTTGCATCCGTACACCGTCGGTCTGCAGGAATCGATCCCGGTCTTGGGGGATGTCAAAGAGCGCCTCGAAACCATTCCCGGCGCGGTGCCTAACCTGATCGGCTTGCAACCCAGTTGCCGTTTTGCCCCGCGCTGCAAAGCGCGCGAGCAGTATGGCCTGGAGATCTGCAACCATGCCGAACCCAGCCTGCAGGAAGTGGCCCCCGGCCACCTGGTGCGCTGCTGGT